Proteins co-encoded in one Cyprinus carpio isolate SPL01 chromosome B5, ASM1834038v1, whole genome shotgun sequence genomic window:
- the hpda gene encoding LOW QUALITY PROTEIN: 4-hydroxyphenylpyruvate dioxygenase (The sequence of the model RefSeq protein was modified relative to this genomic sequence to represent the inferred CDS: deleted 1 base in 1 codon) codes for MTSYTDKGEKSERGKFINFHHVKFWVGNAKQAAVFYCDKFGFEPLAYKGLETGSREVVSHAIRQDKIIFVFESALNPGNEEMGEHLMKHGDGVKDVAFQVEDCDFLIKKAKERGAVIIKEPWVEQDSGGKVKYAVIQTYGDTTHTFVEYMGPYKGLFLPGYKEPLFRDPLLAKLPPGHLCFIDHIVGNQPDDTMVPVSDWYQKCLMFHRFWSIDDKQIHTEYSALRSIVVTNYEETIKMPINEPAMGKKKSQIQEYIDYNGGPGVQHIALNTPNIIQAIVNLRARGMEFLSAPDNYYDTLRQNLKTAKIKVKEDLKTLQELKILVDYDDKGYLLQIFTQTVQDRPTLFLEVIQRNNHSVSLCLTSFVQT; via the exons ATG ACTTCCTACACTGACAAAGGAGAGAAG tcaGAGAGAGGAAAGTTTATAAATTTTCACCATGTGAAATTCTGGGTGGGAAATGCCAAACAG GCTGCGGTGTTTTACTGTGACAAGTTTGGCTTCGAGCCGCTGGCGTATAAAGGTCTGGAGACGGGCAGCAGAGAGGTGGTGTCTCACGCCATCAGACAAGACAAG ATAATCTTCGTCTTTGAGTCCGCTCTGAACCCAGGGAATGAGG AAATGGGCGAGCATCTCATGAAACATGGAGACGGAGTGAAAGACGTGGCATTTCAAGTGGAGGACTGTGACTTTTTAATCAAG AAAGCCAAAGAGAGAGGAGCGGTGATCATCAAAGAGCCGTGGGTCGAGCAGGATTCAGGCGGCAAGGTCAAATACGCCGTAATTCAGACG TACGGAGACACGACACACACATTCGTGGAGTACATGGGGCCATATAAAGGTCTGTTTCTGCCAGGATACAAAGAGCCGCTGTTCAGAGACCCTCTGTTAGCAAAACT GCCTCCGGGACACTTATGCTTCATCGATCACATTGTGGGAAACCAGCCAGATGACACAATGGTGCCAGTTTCTGACTG GTATCAGAAGTGTCTGATGTTCCACAGGTTCTGGTCCATCGATGATAAGCAGATCCACACCGAATACAGCGCTCTCAGGTCCATCGTAGTCACCAATTATGAGGAAACCATCAAGATGCCCATTAATGAACCAGCCATGGGGAAGAAGAAATCACAAATCCAG GAGTATATCGACTACAACGGAGGACCCGGAGTGCAGCACATCGCACTAAACACCCCCAACATCATCCAAGCT ATTGTGAACCTCCGAGCTCGAGGGATGGAGTTCCTGTCCGCACCCGATAATTACTACGACACCCTACGGCAGAATCTCAAGACGGCCAAGATCAAGGTGAAGGAGGACCTCAAAACACTGCAG GAGTTAAAAATT TTAGTAGACTATGACGATAAAGGTTACCTGCTACAGATCTTCACCCAAACCGTGCAGGACAGACCGACGCTCTTCCTGGAGGTCATCCAGCGGAACAACCACTCTGTGAGTCTATGTTTGACCTCATTCGTCCAGACTTAA